One window from the genome of Bacillus tianshenii encodes:
- a CDS encoding IDEAL domain-containing protein has protein sequence MNYKKSFPEQQTGAQQHISSVEMEIYIQMILDEAALLYKRNQLEMQIDKALDNSDKETFMELTKEYKEVRAKLA, from the coding sequence ATGAATTATAAAAAATCTTTTCCAGAACAACAGACAGGTGCACAACAGCATATTAGTTCCGTAGAGATGGAGATTTATATCCAGATGATCCTTGATGAAGCGGCCCTTTTGTACAAGAGAAATCAGTTAGAGATGCAGATCGATAAGGCACTAGATAATTCAGATAAAGAAACGTTCATGGAGCTCACTAAGGAGTATAAGGAAGTGCGAGCAAAGCTTGCGTAA
- a CDS encoding competence protein ComK, translating to MNEFEQSHQFEINEKTMAVVAEQGLEGTVYSRVLEVENEFVLPLKPVKVIDKSCRYFGSSLKGRQEGTKAITGITYKPPIAIDPTSDIYMFPTNSPRSQQCTWVAHSYISHYKPSAQGNTIVTFANGQSITLKISFRSFENQLNRTAQFRYLLSKRLQPKRVFN from the coding sequence TTGAATGAGTTTGAACAATCACATCAATTTGAGATTAATGAAAAGACGATGGCTGTTGTAGCAGAGCAAGGCTTAGAAGGAACAGTCTATTCTCGAGTACTGGAGGTTGAGAATGAATTCGTACTTCCACTTAAGCCGGTAAAGGTTATTGATAAAAGCTGTCGTTATTTTGGCTCAAGCCTAAAAGGTAGACAAGAGGGCACAAAAGCCATTACAGGTATCACGTACAAGCCTCCGATTGCGATTGACCCGACAAGCGACATTTATATGTTTCCGACAAACTCTCCTCGCAGCCAGCAGTGCACATGGGTTGCTCATAGTTATATTTCACATTACAAGCCCTCAGCTCAAGGAAACACAATTGTAACGTTTGCGAATGGTCAATCGATAACGCTGAAGATTTCATTCCGTTCTTTTGAAAATCAACTAAACCGAACGGCTCAATTTCGTTACCTGCTTTCCAAACGGCTTCAGCCGAAACGTGTGTTTAACTAG
- a CDS encoding TVP38/TMEM64 family protein: protein MKVRFLDNDITVEQIVTWLEQYAGLGPLPGILLPFLEAILPFLPLVLFVMGNAAAFGLWQGFLFSWIGTCLGALFVFFLVRKFKNTRLFLFLRKRKQFTRLANWVQRHGFGPLFLLFCFPFSPSALINLVAALSEVSKKQFTLAVLLGKLVMVFFVSLVGQDIISLIREPQKLLILLVVIGVMWVIGKVIERRIQAE from the coding sequence ATGAAGGTGCGCTTCTTGGATAACGACATTACTGTTGAACAAATCGTTACATGGTTAGAACAATACGCTGGACTTGGACCATTGCCTGGAATTTTATTGCCGTTTCTTGAGGCGATTTTGCCATTCTTGCCGTTGGTGTTATTTGTGATGGGAAATGCGGCCGCGTTTGGTTTGTGGCAAGGGTTTCTATTCTCTTGGATTGGAACGTGTTTAGGAGCATTGTTTGTTTTCTTCTTAGTTAGAAAATTTAAAAATACGAGGTTATTCCTCTTTTTGCGTAAGCGTAAGCAATTTACTCGGTTAGCTAATTGGGTACAGCGCCATGGGTTTGGACCGTTATTTTTATTGTTTTGCTTTCCGTTTTCTCCATCTGCACTTATCAATTTAGTGGCAGCTCTATCGGAAGTAAGCAAAAAACAGTTCACTTTAGCAGTGCTGTTAGGGAAATTAGTAATGGTATTCTTCGTTTCACTTGTTGGCCAAGACATTATTTCTTTAATACGTGAACCCCAAAAGTTATTGATTTTACTCGTCGTTATTGGCGTGATGTGGGTGATTGGTAAAGTGATTGAACGTCGTATTCAGGCTGAGTGA
- the lepB gene encoding signal peptidase I, with protein MKRDRGRISLGWVQSLGLAILIALLIRSFFFSSYVVQGESMLPTLNDGNLLVINKIGYEMTDIRRFDVIVFHANEKEDYVKRVIGLPGDTVKVKNNTLFINGEPTPQAFLQNIEDPAADIFTEDFTLEEITGEKEVPENYLFVMGDNRGKSYDSRYFGFVSIEKVVGKVNLRYWPVQDIDVHF; from the coding sequence ATGAAGAGGGATAGGGGGAGGATTTCGCTTGGGTGGGTGCAGTCCTTAGGCCTGGCCATACTGATTGCACTACTTATTCGCTCGTTTTTCTTTTCGAGTTATGTTGTGCAAGGGGAATCGATGCTGCCAACTTTGAATGATGGAAACTTACTTGTTATTAATAAAATTGGTTATGAAATGACAGACATTCGCCGTTTTGATGTGATTGTTTTTCATGCAAATGAGAAGGAAGATTACGTCAAGCGTGTGATTGGATTGCCTGGTGATACAGTTAAGGTTAAAAACAATACATTATTTATTAATGGTGAACCAACACCTCAAGCTTTCTTACAAAATATAGAGGACCCTGCTGCCGATATTTTTACAGAAGATTTTACGCTTGAAGAAATTACAGGCGAGAAAGAAGTACCCGAAAACTATTTATTTGTGATGGGGGACAACCGCGGAAAAAGTTATGATAGCCGCTATTTTGGATTTGTGTCGATTGAAAAGGTTGTAGGAAAGGT